Proteins encoded in a region of the Stieleria neptunia genome:
- a CDS encoding terminase gpA endonuclease subunit — translation MANKRRDQKNESQNRINAQKRDIGDLPPAPEGELAELRRRCDESLRFFLEYCFPAAFFLGWSDDHLRLIAEIERIGIRGGLKAIAHPRSGGKTAILVRALLWLILTRHRRFAVIIASTAKKAKELLTGIKTILLHNQCLHELYPQELHAILSLGGEGKKGPAQTSNGTLTGVVWNTEQIGFGVVDGCPLKGAGISAIGLTSGNIRGQQLVLPDGTILRPDVVLPDDPQTKKSAKSPSQNQERYELIMGDVLGMAGPSKAIAALCACTVIYDDDLSSRLLDREQSPEWQGDTCAMVYEWPANEEIWEEYREIRHAELRIGGDGSAANQFVRDNYEEMHTGSRVGWEARKGSLDEDDDTGTECVSALQYAYNLRFQDEATFFSEYQNAPLTSVIEKRFDLKADDLAARIGGDKRNVVPAECEKITAFADCQGNVLFYIVVAWTSTGRGHVIDYGTYPDQKKSYFAKRQIRYTLQKAADSDILNEAIYAGLEVLTDQLLTRTYKRGDGAAMRIDRMGIDVRWGHSTRVIRRFCRESQHIGKLHPMMGQYIGSDNRPWNFWTHKKGMRLGVHCRMQPPPQSQPGAREILVDTNWWKSWAAERLSTVKGSDRAILLFKASPTIHRMIAEHWTAEDAIDQEGRNGNVVTEWKQSHSGIENDLWDCLIGASVLAHIEGIAVEDGVQKSPAAKATTRPKKRRRKVSPLAC, via the coding sequence TTGGCGAATAAACGGCGTGACCAAAAGAACGAAAGCCAGAACCGTATCAACGCGCAAAAACGCGACATTGGGGATCTGCCGCCGGCGCCAGAGGGCGAGCTTGCCGAGCTGCGACGTCGGTGTGATGAGTCGCTACGGTTCTTCCTGGAATACTGTTTCCCGGCGGCGTTCTTTTTGGGTTGGTCGGATGATCATCTGCGATTGATTGCGGAGATCGAACGTATCGGGATCCGGGGCGGGCTAAAGGCGATCGCGCATCCACGGTCCGGAGGCAAGACTGCGATCCTTGTCCGCGCTCTTCTGTGGCTGATCCTAACGCGTCATCGTCGGTTTGCCGTGATTATCGCGTCGACAGCCAAAAAAGCGAAAGAGCTGCTGACCGGCATCAAGACAATCCTCCTGCACAACCAGTGTCTCCACGAGCTATACCCGCAGGAGTTGCACGCGATCCTGTCTCTTGGGGGCGAGGGCAAGAAAGGGCCAGCGCAAACCAGCAATGGTACGCTAACAGGCGTGGTGTGGAACACCGAACAAATCGGATTCGGTGTGGTCGATGGCTGCCCGTTGAAGGGCGCCGGTATCTCGGCGATCGGCTTGACCAGCGGCAACATCCGGGGGCAACAGTTGGTTTTGCCTGATGGCACAATTTTGCGGCCCGACGTCGTATTGCCTGACGACCCGCAAACTAAGAAATCGGCCAAGTCGCCAAGTCAGAACCAGGAGCGGTACGAGCTGATCATGGGCGACGTGTTGGGCATGGCTGGCCCGTCCAAGGCGATCGCGGCGTTATGCGCCTGCACCGTCATCTACGACGACGACCTGTCATCCCGATTGCTGGACCGAGAGCAGTCTCCCGAGTGGCAGGGTGACACGTGCGCGATGGTCTACGAGTGGCCGGCGAACGAAGAGATCTGGGAAGAGTACCGGGAGATTAGGCACGCCGAATTGCGGATCGGTGGCGACGGATCGGCGGCGAATCAGTTCGTGCGTGACAACTACGAAGAAATGCACACGGGTAGCCGTGTCGGCTGGGAAGCCCGCAAGGGATCACTGGACGAGGATGACGACACTGGTACCGAATGCGTCTCGGCACTTCAGTATGCATACAACCTTCGGTTCCAGGACGAAGCGACTTTCTTCAGCGAGTATCAAAACGCGCCGCTGACGTCCGTGATCGAAAAGCGGTTTGACCTGAAAGCCGATGACCTCGCGGCACGGATCGGCGGCGACAAGCGAAACGTGGTCCCGGCCGAATGCGAAAAGATCACGGCCTTTGCGGACTGTCAGGGAAACGTGTTGTTCTACATCGTGGTTGCGTGGACTTCGACGGGACGTGGTCACGTTATCGACTACGGGACGTACCCCGATCAAAAGAAGAGCTATTTCGCCAAGCGGCAAATTCGGTACACGCTTCAAAAGGCCGCAGACTCCGACATTCTCAATGAGGCGATATACGCCGGATTGGAGGTACTGACGGACCAGCTGCTGACTAGAACCTACAAACGCGGCGACGGCGCTGCAATGCGGATCGATCGCATGGGGATCGATGTTCGGTGGGGACACTCGACACGGGTGATCCGGCGGTTCTGCCGCGAATCTCAACACATCGGCAAGCTGCATCCAATGATGGGGCAGTACATCGGATCGGATAACCGACCGTGGAATTTCTGGACCCACAAAAAGGGAATGCGGCTCGGCGTTCACTGCCGAATGCAACCGCCACCGCAAAGCCAACCGGGTGCCCGCGAGATTCTTGTCGACACGAACTGGTGGAAGTCATGGGCAGCCGAACGGCTCTCAACGGTCAAAGGATCCGACCGCGCTATTCTTCTATTCAAAGCGAGTCCGACAATTCACCGCATGATCGCGGAACACTGGACGGCCGAGGACGCGATCGATCAAGAAGGACGCAACGGCAACGTGGTGACGGAATGGAAGCAATCACACAGCGGCATCGAGAACGACCTGTGGGACTGCCTGATCGGTGCGTCGGTTCTCGCGCACATCGAGGGCATTGCGGTTGAAGACGGCGTCCAGAAGTCCCCCGCGGCCAAAGCAACCACGCGGCCGAAAAAACGGCGTCGAAAAGTTTCCCCCTTAGCTTGCTGA
- a CDS encoding DUF1580 domain-containing protein, translating to MKSTDLLTEDILTMSQAAKELPNRPNVSTLWRWANRGLKGKKLETLRIGGRNTVTSRQALTRFLDAINE from the coding sequence ATGAAGTCCACCGACCTGCTCACCGAGGACATTCTCACGATGTCTCAGGCGGCCAAGGAGCTGCCCAACCGGCCGAACGTCAGCACGCTATGGCGATGGGCCAACCGCGGCCTCAAAGGCAAGAAGCTGGAGACGCTCCGCATCGGCGGCCGCAACACCGTCACCAGTCGGCAGGCGCTCACACGCTTTCTCGATGCGATCAACGAGTGA
- a CDS encoding tyrosine-type recombinase/integrase, which yields MPRKKGVPSMRYHVSGQSVVTFCGRNYYLGPHDSVEAQARYHALVAEYIANGMASPPEQPERQVDSVITVRCVTGEVREHVKTKYANNKQELERFTNLCQLLEDEYGNEPAADFGPRKLSDVRELFVKSGNCRSYVNRQTRNVVAIFRHGVSRELIKPDQLVALQSLEPLRYGQTTAKESNPVTAVDIEAVRLTAQHLSPIIKAMVRIQAATGMRPSEVCKMRPCDIDQNGTEWIYRPSSHKTAHRGKTKGVPIVGDAKLALIPYMKREPEAFCFSPKEAVEWRNAQLRKNRKTKVQPSQVSRKKANPKKLPRDRYDASSYRHAIQRAAKKAGTDHWYPYQLRHTAASVVREALGVEYAQALLGHSRPSMTEHYAKLSEAVAIEAAKRAPSIG from the coding sequence ATGCCACGCAAAAAGGGTGTACCGTCGATGCGGTACCACGTCAGCGGCCAGTCTGTCGTCACGTTCTGCGGTCGCAACTACTACTTAGGGCCACACGATTCGGTTGAGGCCCAGGCACGCTATCACGCGCTCGTTGCCGAGTACATCGCCAACGGAATGGCGTCACCACCGGAACAACCCGAGCGTCAGGTCGATTCCGTGATCACAGTTCGTTGCGTCACGGGTGAAGTCAGGGAACACGTCAAAACCAAGTATGCCAACAACAAGCAAGAGCTGGAGAGGTTCACAAATCTTTGCCAGTTGCTGGAAGACGAGTACGGCAACGAACCCGCAGCCGACTTTGGGCCGCGAAAACTTTCGGACGTCCGCGAGTTGTTCGTGAAATCCGGCAACTGCCGATCGTACGTGAATCGCCAGACCCGAAACGTGGTCGCGATCTTCCGACACGGAGTCAGCCGCGAGCTAATCAAGCCTGATCAATTGGTTGCTCTCCAGTCGCTTGAGCCGCTGAGGTACGGGCAAACTACCGCCAAGGAATCAAATCCTGTTACAGCGGTGGACATCGAGGCGGTACGGCTAACCGCTCAGCATCTCAGCCCGATCATCAAAGCAATGGTTCGCATTCAGGCCGCGACCGGGATGCGACCATCTGAGGTTTGCAAGATGCGTCCCTGTGATATCGATCAAAACGGGACCGAATGGATCTACCGCCCATCGAGCCACAAAACGGCACACCGTGGCAAAACGAAAGGAGTTCCGATTGTTGGCGATGCCAAGTTGGCGTTGATCCCGTACATGAAACGCGAGCCCGAAGCGTTTTGCTTCTCGCCAAAAGAGGCCGTGGAATGGCGTAACGCGCAATTGCGGAAGAATCGCAAAACCAAGGTTCAGCCGTCGCAGGTGTCCCGGAAGAAAGCCAACCCAAAAAAACTGCCGCGTGACCGCTACGACGCATCCAGCTACCGACATGCGATCCAGCGAGCCGCAAAGAAAGCCGGGACCGATCACTGGTATCCGTATCAGCTTCGCCACACGGCCGCCAGTGTGGTACGCGAAGCGCTTGGTGTCGAATACGCCCAGGCACTGTTGGGGCACAGTCGCCCGTCGATGACGGAGCACTACGCGAAGCTGAGTGAAGCCGTGGCAATCGAGGCGGCCAAGCGGGCGCCGTCGATCGGCTGA
- a CDS encoding DUF6793 family protein — protein MPLFEIETNSHIIITWAENEDAARDVVHDAYPHDEVVRLTKRPRDTWVISKGALGLTNTTLDPCMVARECLNRSAGDKVNAIRLYRMETGSDLDQARKMIESNMVMGW, from the coding sequence ATGCCACTTTTTGAAATTGAAACCAACTCCCATATCATCATCACTTGGGCAGAGAACGAAGATGCCGCTCGTGATGTGGTCCATGACGCCTATCCCCATGACGAGGTTGTCCGGCTGACCAAACGGCCTCGCGACACCTGGGTCATCAGCAAAGGCGCTCTGGGCCTGACCAATACCACGCTGGATCCGTGCATGGTCGCTCGCGAATGTCTGAATCGATCGGCCGGCGACAAGGTCAATGCGATTCGTTTGTACCGAATGGAAACCGGCAGCGATCTCGATCAGGCTCGCAAAATGATCGAATCGAACATGGTCATGGGCTGGTAG
- a CDS encoding carbohydrate kinase family protein — protein sequence MSQRMDIVGIGVSVWDSLMLVDALPQPGSVVQAERHLEGIGGGITVAMATAARLGSSAALIDSLGEDAAGTRILQALNIEGVDTQAIVRSAGTTSSVASIWSERQSAERTIVFSPGSACERLQWTPQIEQLIARSRVLHFNGRHGDVCLQAIRVARESGVKISFDGGAYRYRPEILPMLRAADLVIVARQFAESHLQPPSDSERRRPAMELAESLMEDLDCEIVAVTDGAAGSAWVEREGSGFHQPAISPELAIDTTGCGDTYHGAFLHGYVRGHGTRQAAELAARVASENARRLGGLAFATSP from the coding sequence ATGAGTCAGCGAATGGACATCGTCGGCATCGGCGTCTCCGTTTGGGACAGCCTGATGCTGGTCGACGCGCTGCCGCAACCCGGTTCCGTCGTCCAGGCCGAACGACACCTTGAGGGCATCGGCGGTGGGATCACCGTCGCGATGGCGACCGCGGCACGACTGGGTTCCAGCGCCGCGCTGATCGATTCCCTTGGCGAGGACGCGGCGGGAACTCGAATCCTGCAGGCACTGAACATTGAAGGCGTCGACACGCAAGCGATCGTCCGATCGGCGGGCACAACCAGTTCGGTCGCTTCGATCTGGTCCGAAAGACAATCCGCCGAGCGGACGATCGTCTTTTCGCCCGGCTCGGCGTGCGAACGGTTGCAGTGGACGCCGCAAATCGAACAGCTGATCGCGCGATCCCGCGTCCTGCATTTCAATGGACGGCATGGCGATGTTTGTCTGCAGGCGATTCGCGTTGCCAGAGAAAGCGGAGTCAAGATTTCATTCGATGGTGGGGCATACCGCTATCGCCCCGAAATTTTGCCGATGCTCCGCGCCGCCGATCTGGTGATCGTCGCGCGGCAATTTGCCGAATCGCATCTGCAACCGCCGTCTGATTCCGAGCGTCGTCGCCCGGCAATGGAGTTGGCCGAGTCGCTGATGGAGGACCTCGATTGCGAGATCGTCGCCGTCACCGACGGGGCGGCGGGAAGTGCCTGGGTCGAGCGAGAGGGATCGGGTTTTCACCAGCCGGCGATTTCGCCGGAATTGGCGATCGACACGACGGGCTGTGGAGACACCTATCACGGCGCATTCCTGCACGGCTACGTGCGGGGGCATGGAACACGCCAAGCCGCAGAACTCGCCGCACGTGTGGCGTCGGAAAATGCCCGGCGGCTCGGTGGCCTGGCTTTCGCTACCAGCCCATGA
- a CDS encoding Gfo/Idh/MocA family protein: MNLVRYGLIGFGAWGKHHADAITKAHNAQLIGIAAHSESTASDASQAYPDAFVTTDYHALLARDDLDVIDVVVPSHLHHEVATAVLQSGKHLLLEKPMGINLDQCDSMIASAQSHDRLLCVGHELRLSSMWGKVKEMIDDGFLGTPQYCLVELSRNPYRQGAGGWRYDINRVGNWILEEPIHFFDLARWYLESAGTPQSVYATANSRDPERPELQDNFSAIMHFAGDAYAVVSQTLSAFEHHQTAKVTGSKGALWASWSGAMDRTRHPTFKLRAFDGNEVVDVPIEKPTGELFELEDQIVRVAEAIQSGRPLHCTAQDGRWSVAMCLAASASVASGTKEPIDQG; the protein is encoded by the coding sequence ATGAACCTGGTTCGATATGGATTGATCGGTTTCGGCGCTTGGGGAAAACACCACGCCGATGCGATCACCAAAGCACACAACGCCCAGCTGATCGGGATCGCCGCACACAGTGAGTCGACGGCGTCCGATGCGTCCCAGGCGTATCCCGACGCCTTCGTCACGACGGACTATCACGCCTTGCTCGCACGCGACGACTTAGACGTGATCGATGTCGTCGTCCCCAGCCATCTGCACCACGAAGTCGCCACGGCGGTGCTTCAATCGGGCAAGCACCTGTTGCTCGAAAAACCGATGGGCATCAACCTGGACCAATGCGATTCGATGATCGCATCGGCCCAATCGCACGATCGGTTGCTGTGCGTCGGTCACGAACTGCGACTGTCGTCGATGTGGGGCAAGGTCAAGGAAATGATCGACGACGGGTTCCTCGGCACGCCCCAGTACTGTCTGGTCGAACTTTCCCGAAACCCGTATCGCCAAGGTGCGGGCGGTTGGCGCTACGACATCAATCGGGTCGGAAACTGGATTTTGGAAGAACCGATCCACTTCTTCGATCTCGCACGCTGGTACTTGGAATCGGCAGGCACGCCCCAGTCGGTTTATGCGACGGCCAATTCTCGAGATCCGGAGCGTCCCGAATTGCAAGACAACTTCAGTGCGATCATGCACTTTGCCGGCGACGCCTACGCCGTCGTCTCACAAACCCTTAGCGCCTTTGAACACCATCAAACCGCCAAGGTCACCGGCAGCAAAGGCGCCTTGTGGGCTTCCTGGAGCGGGGCGATGGACCGGACCCGACACCCGACGTTCAAGTTGCGTGCGTTTGACGGCAACGAAGTGGTCGATGTGCCGATCGAAAAGCCGACCGGGGAGCTGTTCGAACTGGAAGACCAGATCGTTCGCGTCGCCGAGGCGATTCAATCCGGCCGCCCGCTGCATTGCACCGCCCAAGACGGGCGCTGGTCGGTGGCGATGTGCTTGGCCGCGTCGGCGTCGGTCGCCAGCGGTACAAAAGAACCGATCGATCAAGGATGA
- a CDS encoding Gfo/Idh/MocA family protein: protein MSTTRRTFLARCASGIAATTVAYQTGNATAAKNDRPSFGLIGAGWQPETKRQGRGIAIGTQAASLGDIPMICELDSVAADFANQKICGGKATIVEDYRRVLDHPSIEAVLIATPDHWHAKIAIEAMRAGKDVYCEKPVAVTIQEGQWLRAVAQETGRVFQVGTQQRSEYDQRFLKAIVMVRDGRVGQLRRIHIGLGPGWKGGPFASTSPPASLNWERWLGPAPLTEYIPQRTHRTFRWWFEYAGGQLCDWGAHHVDIAQWAIGQEDGGPISVGGTATMNQPLQAGMPTRSDMYNTPIEFSVTCNFPGGIEMQIDSKRNGITFEGDRGRFFVNRGTLEGIPVNALKDQPLDDDAITKLYRGRQPTSHMQNFVDCLKTRDTPISDINTHHRVLTTCHLANLALRLGRTVRWDAESERVVSDEEANGLMSRNYRSGYEIENV, encoded by the coding sequence ATGTCAACGACCAGGCGAACTTTTCTGGCACGCTGTGCATCCGGCATCGCGGCCACCACGGTTGCCTACCAAACGGGCAATGCGACTGCGGCGAAAAATGATCGTCCGAGTTTCGGGTTGATCGGCGCCGGCTGGCAACCGGAAACCAAACGACAAGGCCGCGGCATTGCGATCGGCACCCAAGCCGCTTCGCTGGGCGACATCCCAATGATCTGTGAACTCGATTCGGTCGCCGCCGACTTTGCGAACCAAAAAATCTGCGGCGGCAAAGCGACGATCGTGGAAGACTACCGTCGCGTCCTGGATCACCCTTCGATCGAAGCGGTGCTGATCGCCACCCCGGATCACTGGCATGCCAAAATTGCCATCGAAGCGATGCGGGCAGGCAAAGACGTGTATTGCGAAAAACCCGTCGCCGTGACGATCCAAGAAGGCCAGTGGTTGCGCGCTGTCGCACAGGAAACCGGCCGCGTGTTCCAAGTCGGGACGCAGCAACGGAGCGAATATGACCAGCGATTTTTGAAAGCGATCGTGATGGTTCGCGACGGCCGCGTCGGCCAACTGCGACGCATCCATATCGGACTGGGCCCCGGATGGAAGGGAGGCCCGTTCGCCTCCACCTCGCCACCCGCGTCGCTTAATTGGGAACGCTGGCTCGGCCCGGCTCCGCTGACCGAGTACATCCCCCAGCGGACGCACCGCACGTTTCGTTGGTGGTTCGAATACGCCGGCGGCCAGTTGTGCGATTGGGGTGCCCATCACGTGGATATCGCGCAATGGGCGATCGGCCAAGAAGACGGTGGACCGATCTCGGTCGGCGGAACCGCCACGATGAATCAACCGCTCCAAGCCGGGATGCCCACCAGAAGTGACATGTACAACACCCCCATCGAGTTCTCGGTGACCTGCAACTTTCCCGGCGGCATCGAAATGCAGATCGATTCGAAGCGAAATGGAATCACCTTTGAAGGCGACCGCGGACGGTTCTTCGTCAATCGCGGGACGTTGGAAGGCATCCCGGTCAACGCGTTGAAAGACCAACCGCTCGACGACGATGCGATCACAAAGTTGTATCGAGGTAGGCAACCGACGTCGCACATGCAAAACTTCGTCGATTGCCTGAAGACACGTGACACGCCGATTTCCGATATCAACACGCACCACCGCGTGTTGACGACTTGCCACCTGGCCAACCTGGCCTTGCGGTTGGGCCGCACCGTCCGATGGGACGCCGAATCGGAACGTGTCGTCAGCGACGAAGAAGCAAACGGTTTGATGTCTCGAAATTATCGCTCCGGCTACGAAATTGAGAACGTCTGA
- a CDS encoding TauD/TfdA family dioxygenase, producing the protein MTPLQGMRHTAIPGQRNESDSLFPLAMTCDKDAVTLDQFIAWVSESRDDLLALSSQHGAVAFRGFATPTVDDFDAFVQALNLENFPYAKSLSNAVRVNRTPRVFSANEAPPEVKIFFHHEMAQTPLYPKYILFYCEIAPESGGATPLCRSDILFAKLAQLCPEFAAKCESTGLRYTNVMPGVDDAKSGMGRSWHSTLGVETKAEAEARLGELGYSYEWLADDCLKATTPQLPAVMEVSPGQKTFFNQLIAAYCGWKDERNDPSDAIRHGDGTKLDPDAVNVAVRLAEELAYDHQWHPGDIVLLDNTVAMHARRPFKGTRKVLASLAEMRTHAFDAVV; encoded by the coding sequence ATGACTCCCCTACAAGGCATGCGTCACACTGCGATTCCTGGTCAGCGAAACGAAAGTGACTCGTTGTTCCCATTGGCGATGACCTGCGACAAAGACGCAGTGACGCTGGATCAATTCATCGCTTGGGTGTCGGAAAGTCGCGACGACTTGTTGGCACTTTCCAGTCAGCACGGCGCGGTGGCGTTCCGCGGGTTTGCGACGCCGACGGTGGATGATTTTGACGCGTTCGTCCAAGCGTTGAATCTGGAGAATTTTCCGTATGCGAAATCGCTTTCCAATGCGGTCCGCGTCAACCGGACGCCGCGGGTGTTTTCTGCCAACGAAGCCCCGCCGGAGGTCAAGATCTTCTTTCACCACGAGATGGCTCAAACGCCGCTGTACCCCAAGTACATTCTGTTTTACTGTGAAATCGCACCGGAGTCTGGCGGCGCGACGCCGTTGTGCAGAAGCGATATTCTGTTTGCGAAACTGGCCCAGTTGTGTCCGGAGTTTGCGGCCAAGTGTGAATCGACCGGGTTGCGTTACACCAACGTGATGCCGGGGGTTGATGACGCCAAATCAGGAATGGGACGGAGCTGGCACAGCACGCTGGGAGTGGAAACCAAGGCCGAGGCCGAAGCGCGGCTCGGCGAGTTGGGTTACAGCTACGAATGGCTCGCCGACGATTGCCTGAAGGCGACGACCCCGCAGTTGCCAGCCGTGATGGAGGTTTCACCGGGACAAAAGACATTTTTCAATCAATTGATCGCGGCCTATTGCGGATGGAAGGACGAACGCAACGACCCCTCCGATGCGATTCGGCATGGCGACGGCACGAAGCTTGATCCAGACGCCGTCAACGTGGCCGTTCGGCTCGCCGAAGAACTCGCCTATGACCACCAATGGCACCCCGGCGACATTGTGTTGTTGGACAATACGGTGGCGATGCACGCGCGACGTCCCTTCAAGGGAACACGAAAAGTGTTGGCGTCGTTGGCGGAAATGCGAACGCATGCTTTTGACGCGGTGGTCTAG
- a CDS encoding MFS transporter: protein MDDEKQNPVEPPVEPTGEPVHLNLGEGSSGRWYQGVTRYQWLILIIACAGWVFDVYEGQIFNITRSDMLLEVLEGDEAAAKAWGDNFLAIFLAGGTIGGLLFGSLADRWGRRPIMIATILMYSIFSGMTYFANDIYVIGVLRFLVALGIGGEWAVAASLVAEVFPKKARAQAAGIFHASSILGTWLAALSGILVGSHWRYAYLLGVLPALLIVWVRASVKEPERWRAIRNSDVGQKSGSFRDLLLNPKWNGLAFRGMLLAAVGLGTFWSVTVAGQDLVRALLLSLGSDPEAAGAKSKFAYGIVQAAGGGAGLLAFGPLCARFGRKPTFIAYHILALLIVPVVCFLPQTYAQMLFILPVFGFLTLGMHSGYAIYFPELFPTHIRATGASFCFNGGRLLAVPVLLFSGWLKGREDVSLQHAVWWLSSLFVVGIVVMLTLPETKQRDLVEN, encoded by the coding sequence ATGGATGACGAAAAACAGAACCCTGTTGAACCGCCGGTCGAGCCCACCGGTGAACCCGTTCATCTAAACCTGGGCGAGGGCTCGTCGGGGCGCTGGTACCAAGGCGTGACGCGTTACCAGTGGTTGATCCTGATCATCGCCTGCGCGGGCTGGGTGTTTGACGTTTACGAAGGCCAGATCTTTAACATCACTCGCAGCGACATGTTGCTGGAAGTGTTGGAGGGTGACGAAGCGGCGGCCAAGGCGTGGGGCGACAATTTTTTGGCCATCTTCTTGGCCGGCGGGACGATCGGCGGGCTGTTGTTCGGATCCCTGGCTGACCGCTGGGGCAGACGTCCGATCATGATCGCGACGATCCTGATGTATTCCATCTTTTCTGGGATGACGTATTTCGCCAACGACATTTACGTGATCGGGGTGCTGCGTTTTCTCGTGGCACTCGGGATCGGCGGTGAATGGGCGGTCGCGGCAAGCTTGGTCGCAGAAGTGTTTCCCAAGAAAGCTCGCGCCCAGGCGGCGGGGATTTTTCATGCCTCCAGCATCTTGGGGACGTGGCTCGCCGCGCTCTCGGGCATCCTGGTCGGCAGCCACTGGCGCTACGCCTACCTGCTGGGCGTGTTGCCGGCATTGCTGATCGTTTGGGTGCGGGCGAGCGTGAAGGAACCCGAGCGTTGGCGGGCGATTCGCAACAGCGACGTGGGGCAGAAGTCGGGCAGTTTCCGCGATCTGCTGTTGAATCCGAAATGGAACGGTTTGGCGTTTCGCGGCATGTTGCTGGCCGCGGTGGGATTGGGAACGTTTTGGTCGGTGACCGTTGCGGGCCAGGATCTGGTCAGGGCGTTGTTGCTGTCGCTCGGAAGCGATCCCGAAGCCGCTGGGGCGAAGAGCAAATTTGCCTACGGCATCGTGCAGGCCGCCGGTGGCGGTGCGGGGCTGCTGGCGTTTGGTCCGCTGTGCGCGCGTTTCGGCCGCAAGCCGACGTTTATCGCCTATCACATTTTGGCATTGTTGATCGTGCCCGTCGTGTGTTTTCTGCCGCAAACGTACGCACAGATGCTGTTCATCCTGCCCGTGTTCGGATTCCTGACGTTGGGGATGCACTCGGGCTATGCGATCTATTTCCCCGAATTGTTTCCGACACACATTCGCGCGACCGGAGCCAGTTTCTGTTTCAACGGGGGGCGTCTGTTGGCGGTCCCGGTGCTGTTGTTTTCCGGCTGGCTGAAAGGGCGTGAAGATGTCTCGCTTCAGCACGCGGTCTGGTGGCTGTCGTCGTTGTTTGTAGTCGGTATTGTGGTGATGTTGACGCTGCCAGAAACCAAGCAGCGAGACTTGGTCGAGAACTGA
- a CDS encoding sulfite exporter TauE/SafE family protein, whose translation MFSGDLTVFLYIGVIALAAGFVHSAIGFGFGIVAVTLLPLVVEVRQSHVVISTASVPVLMMAAWAYREGADWSALWRALVGAAICMPLGLLAFEWVSPDWLIRGTGLAILAMVGVSFRNRRRAKMETKSSGGSSWLAGALGGFLAGAVTIAGPPVAAYALSQPWEPARFKAFLNQFLFAVSFYKVTGLAVRGFIDQETLVQSAALAPMAIIGIQVGAMFSRRLSTRRFHAFVAIALVAVAIYFVVRGAGE comes from the coding sequence ATGTTTTCTGGCGACCTGACCGTTTTCTTGTACATCGGCGTGATCGCGTTGGCGGCCGGATTCGTCCACAGCGCGATCGGATTCGGATTCGGAATCGTCGCGGTGACCCTGTTGCCGCTGGTCGTCGAAGTTCGGCAGTCGCACGTGGTCATTTCAACGGCCAGCGTTCCGGTGTTGATGATGGCCGCGTGGGCCTATCGTGAAGGGGCCGATTGGTCGGCCCTCTGGCGAGCGTTGGTCGGTGCGGCGATCTGCATGCCGCTGGGGTTGTTGGCATTCGAGTGGGTTTCGCCCGACTGGTTGATCCGCGGAACGGGGTTGGCGATTTTGGCGATGGTGGGCGTCAGTTTTCGGAACCGGCGGCGGGCAAAGATGGAAACGAAGTCGAGCGGTGGATCGTCATGGTTGGCCGGTGCGTTGGGTGGCTTTTTGGCCGGTGCGGTGACAATCGCCGGGCCGCCCGTCGCCGCGTACGCCTTGTCACAGCCATGGGAACCAGCCCGGTTCAAAGCGTTTTTAAATCAGTTCTTGTTTGCGGTGTCGTTCTACAAAGTCACGGGGCTGGCGGTCCGCGGGTTTATCGATCAAGAAACGCTGGTGCAATCGGCCGCGCTGGCCCCGATGGCGATCATCGGCATTCAAGTCGGCGCGATGTTCAGCCGTCGCCTTTCGACGCGACGGTTCCACGCGTTTGTCGCGATCGCGTTGGTGGCGGTGGCGATCTATTTCGTCGTCAGGGGGGCCGGCGAGTGA